Genomic DNA from Methylocystis sp. MJC1:
GAAACGGTCGGCGGAGGCGAGCACGCGCCGCAAGGCGACGCCATTTCGATCGGCTATGTCGATGCTCACCTTTTATATCAACCGCGCCGGCAAGGATTTGGCCCCGGAGCGGCGGCATGTCCTGGAGGCGGCGAAGGACAAGTTGCGCCAGGCGTTCGGGAGAAAGTAACCGGACGATCTGCGCGAGGCGGGCGCGACCCAGCTCAGGCGGACAATTGATGAAATCTTGGAAATGACCTATTTTCCGTCAAAATAGTCATTTTAGCGAGCGGCCATGTCGAGCTATCCGATTGCAAAAGCTAAGGAACAGCTGTCTCGCCTCGTAGATGAAGCATTGAGCGGCGAGACGGTGACCATTACGCGCCATGGCAAGCCGGTTGTGAAACTGCGACCAAGCTAATCCGATTTCGCAACCAAGCTCTCGGCGCAGGACGCTCTACATCTCGCGATCGCTTGTAACCGAGAGCATCATCTCGTGACTTTCGACCTGCGCCTCGCTGAGGCGGCGCGCGTAAAATCGGTCAGCATGGTTTTACCCGGCTAGCGCAGGAATTCGCTGAACGGGCAAGCGCGTGCCGCGCTCGCCGTCAGCGCAAGCTTACCTTGCAAACTTCTTGTATTTCAGCCGGTGCGGGATGACGCTGTCGATGCCGAGGCGGCGTTTCTTGTCTTCCTCGTAATCGGCGAAGTTCCCCTCGAACCACTCCACATGAGAGTCGCCCTCATAGGCGAGGATATGCGTGGCGATGCGGTCGAGGAAGAAGCGATCATGCGAGATGATGACGGCGCAGCCGGCAAAATCCACGAGGGCTTCCTCGAGCGCGCGCAGCGTGTCGACGTCGAGATCGTTGGTCGGTTCGTCGAGCAGCAGGACATTGGCGCCGCTCTTGAGCATTTTGGCGAGATGCACGCGGTTGCGCTCGCCGCCTGAGAGCTGGCCGACTTTTTTCTGCTGGTCGGAGCCCTTGAAGTTGAAGGCCCCGCAATAGGCGCGGGAGTTGATCTCGCGCTTGCCGAGATAGATCACCTCATTGCCTTCGGAGATCTCTTCCCAGACGGTCTTGTTGGCGTGCAACGCGTCGCGCGACTGGTCGACATAACCGAGCTGCACGCTGTCGCCGATCGCGATCGTTCCTTTGTCGGGCTTTTCCTGGCCCGTGATCATACGGAAGAGCGTGGTCTTGCCGGCGCCGTTCGGGCCGATCACTCCGACGATGCCGCCCGGCGGCAGTTTGAAGGAGAGATCGTCGATCAGGAGGTTTTCCCCGAACCCCTTGGTGATGTGCTCGAAGTCGATGACATTGCCGCCGAGGCGCTCCGCCACGGGAATGACGATCTGCGCGGTTGTCGGGGCCTTGTCGCTCTGCTTGGCGACGAGCTCCTCATAGCGCTGAATGCGCGCCTTGCTCTTCGCCTGGCGGGCCTTGGGCGAGGAGGCGATCCACTCGCTTTCGGCTTCGAGCGCGCGCTGCCGGGCCTTGTCTTCAGAAGACTCCTGCATGAGGCGCTTCTGCTTCTGCTTCAGCCAGCTGGTGTAATTTCCCTCGTAGGGAATGCCGCGGCCGCGATCGAGTTCGAGAATCCAGCCGGTGACATTGTCGAGGAAGTAGCGGTCGTGGGTGACGATCAGGATCGCGCCCGGATAATTGCGCAAATGTCCTTCGAGCCAGTTCACCGTCTCGGCGTCGAGATGGTTCGTCGGCTCGTCGAGCAGCAGCATGTCCGGCTGCTCGAGCAGCAGGCGGCAAAGCGCCACGCGGCGCCGTTCGCCGCCCGAGAGCTTGGTGACGTCGGCGTCGTCGGGCGGGCAGCCGAGCGCGTCCATGGCCTGATCGACCTGGCTGTCCAGGTCCCACAGGCCCTTGGCCTCGATCTCGTCCTGGAGCTTCGTCATCTCGTCGGCGGTCTCGTCAGAATAATTCATGGCGAGATCATTGTAGCGATCGAGAACGGCCTTCTTCTCGGCGACGCCGAGCATGACGTTGTCGCGCGCGGTGAGCGCCGCATCGAGATGCGGCTCCTGCGGCAGATAGCCGACGCGCGCGCCTTCGGCGACGAAGCCTTCGCCGGTGTATTCCTTGTCTATGCCGGCCATGATGCGCAGCAGGGTCGACTTACCCGCGCCGTTGACGCCGAGGACGCCGATCTTGGCGTCCGGGTAGAAGGAGAGATGAATATTGTCCAAGACCTTCTTTCCGCCAGGATAGGTCTTGGTGAGGCCCTGCATGTGGTAGATGAACTGGCGCGCCATATCGCCTCGCAACGAGAGAAGTTGGCGCCGTGTTTAGAGCATTTTCGCGCCCATGGGGAGGGGCTGCGCGCGGCCTGCATCGGCGGTTCATGATGAACTCCCGGTCGGGCGCTGGGCTCGACCGGGATGGCAGAGCGTCAAGGCGTCCGCATGAAGCCCATGACCGTCGCGCTGAGCGTGCTGCCGGTGAGGACGAGCGTGGCGCCCAAGGCGAGCAGCGCGCAGAGATTCAGCGTCAGATCGTTGACATTGCCGGCCAAGGCAAGAATCCCGAGCACGATTGCGGCCAGCCCCGCGAGCGCCTGCAACGCCGCCGAGCCCGAAGCCATTTCGCTTGCGAGCATTTCGCCGCCGATGAGCGACTGCCCCGACGTCATCGCCTGCATGCGCGAGGCGCGGCGCAGCAGGAAGAGATGCCAGACAGCGTTGCTGCTCAGGACGAGCGCCGTGCCGTAAGCGATGACGGCCACGGGCATGAGCACGCCCGAATTAATGCCCAGCAAGGCCAGAATGCCGAGCACGATGCCGGCAGCGCCGACCAGGAAGACGACCGCCAGGCTGTTGCCGCCGAACTGCTCGGCGGTAAAGCCTCTCGTCTCGGCGGGAAAGGCGATCTGCGCATATTCGGAGACCATGGCGCCGCCCTGGATGAGAAGCGCGACTCCGAAGACGATGGTCGCGATGGCAGTCATGTAGACGGGCGCGATATTGACCAGGCCGCAGACGGCCAGGACGATTGTCGCGACGCCGCCGATAGCGTCGATCAAGCCGCCGTAAGCGACCGCATTTTCATGCGTGGCGACCTCTCGGGTGATGGACATTTCTTTACTCCGGCCATGGCCCCCGGGGCCGGTAGCTAGCGCCATATTAAAGGCCAGCAAGCAGAGCGTTCCTTGCTGAAGGGCCATTGTTGCATTTTGTGCGGCGGGCGTCCTAAGCCGGCATTCATAGGCGGAGCAATGAAAGCCTGCTTAGGTTTCTTATTTTGCAGGATTAGCTGCGGAAAACCGGTTTCCACTTTTCCGCAATCCTGCTTAGAAGCGAGCGTTGGTTCAAACGGGCGGAGCGCGCATGAACATTCTTCTCATCGGATCGGGCGGTCGCGAGCACGCTATCGCCAATGCGCTGGCGAAGAGCCCGCTGCTCACCCGCCTATATATCGCGCCCGGCAATCCGGGGACCGAGCGGGTGGGCGAGAATATCGATCTCGACGCCGGGGATCACGGCGCGGTTATCCGCTTCTGCCGCGAGATGGGAATTGCGCTCGTCGTGGTGGGGCCGGAGCAGCCCTTGATCGGCGGGCTCGTGGACGCGCTGGCGCGCGCCGAAATTCTGGCCTTCGGGCCGACGCAGGCGGCCGCGCAGCTCGAGGGCTCCAAGGGCTTCACCAAGGATCTCTGCCGCGAATATGGCATTCCCACCGCGGCCTATGAGCGCTTCGCCGACAAGGACAAAGCGCTTGCCTATCTGCGCGAGAAGGGCGCGCCCATCGTCGTGAAGGCCGATGGCCTCGCAGCGGGCAAGGGCGTCGTCGTGGCGCAGACGCTGGAGGAGGCCGAGCGCGCCGTGGAGGCGATGTTCGCGGGGCTCTTCGGCCGTTCGGGCGCCGAGGTGGTGGTTGAGGAATTCCTCGAAGGCGAGGAGGCGTCCTTCTTCGCGATTTGCGACGGGGCCCGCGCGGCGCCTTTCGCCACGGCGCAGGACCACAAGCGCGTCGGCGACGGCGATACGGGGCCGAACACCGGCGGCATGGGCGCTTATTCCCCGGCCTCCGTCGTGACGCCGGATATCGAGCGCCGCGTCATGGCGGAGATCATCGAGCCCACGATGCGCGCCATGCAGGAGAAGGGCGCGCCCTTTACCGGGGTGCTCTACGCCGGATTGATGCTGACGACGGAGGGGCCGAAGCTCATCGAATACAACAACCGCTTCGGCGATCCGGAAGCGCAGGTCATCCTGCCGCGACTGGAGGATGATTTGCTGTCGATCATGCTCGCCGC
This window encodes:
- a CDS encoding DUF3175 domain-containing protein; protein product: MARRDDKKAYWSNEVTRHSNALDLEPGVFTQDDPEEIAQSLKRSAEASTRRKATPFRSAMSMLTFYINRAGKDLAPERRHVLEAAKDKLRQAFGRK
- the ettA gene encoding energy-dependent translational throttle protein EttA, encoding MARQFIYHMQGLTKTYPGGKKVLDNIHLSFYPDAKIGVLGVNGAGKSTLLRIMAGIDKEYTGEGFVAEGARVGYLPQEPHLDAALTARDNVMLGVAEKKAVLDRYNDLAMNYSDETADEMTKLQDEIEAKGLWDLDSQVDQAMDALGCPPDDADVTKLSGGERRRVALCRLLLEQPDMLLLDEPTNHLDAETVNWLEGHLRNYPGAILIVTHDRYFLDNVTGWILELDRGRGIPYEGNYTSWLKQKQKRLMQESSEDKARQRALEAESEWIASSPKARQAKSKARIQRYEELVAKQSDKAPTTAQIVIPVAERLGGNVIDFEHITKGFGENLLIDDLSFKLPPGGIVGVIGPNGAGKTTLFRMITGQEKPDKGTIAIGDSVQLGYVDQSRDALHANKTVWEEISEGNEVIYLGKREINSRAYCGAFNFKGSDQQKKVGQLSGGERNRVHLAKMLKSGANVLLLDEPTNDLDVDTLRALEEALVDFAGCAVIISHDRFFLDRIATHILAYEGDSHVEWFEGNFADYEEDKKRRLGIDSVIPHRLKYKKFAR
- the purD gene encoding phosphoribosylamine--glycine ligase, yielding MNILLIGSGGREHAIANALAKSPLLTRLYIAPGNPGTERVGENIDLDAGDHGAVIRFCREMGIALVVVGPEQPLIGGLVDALARAEILAFGPTQAAAQLEGSKGFTKDLCREYGIPTAAYERFADKDKALAYLREKGAPIVVKADGLAAGKGVVVAQTLEEAERAVEAMFAGLFGRSGAEVVVEEFLEGEEASFFAICDGARAAPFATAQDHKRVGDGDTGPNTGGMGAYSPASVVTPDIERRVMAEIIEPTMRAMQEKGAPFTGVLYAGLMLTTEGPKLIEYNNRFGDPEAQVILPRLEDDLLSIMLAAARGALPEARPHFSDRVALAVVLAAKGYPGTPLTGSEIRGVANAEAMADVIVTHAGTRLEGERLLAAGGRVLNVTALGESVSEAQAKAYAAVDAIQWPGGFCRRDIGWREVAREQRC